The following coding sequences lie in one Streptococcus suis genomic window:
- a CDS encoding single-stranded DNA-binding protein, with protein sequence MQTFIADGRVASIPDDAVGRTSKGNASFKFEFVCDSSLQDEQGKPIPSYFHVQIYGKQAEVMAQSLVKGSPILVKGEIIQRPYQDSQGQRRYYQYISPDQNRGITFLETKDAANRRRQGMQVPPPPPTDYPEPFDSGEPF encoded by the coding sequence ATGCAAACTTTTATTGCTGACGGAAGAGTAGCGAGCATTCCAGATGATGCTGTCGGCAGAACTTCTAAAGGAAATGCCAGCTTCAAATTCGAGTTTGTTTGTGATTCAAGTCTACAAGATGAACAAGGAAAACCAATACCAAGTTATTTCCATGTTCAGATATATGGCAAACAAGCTGAAGTGATGGCTCAAAGTCTTGTAAAAGGTTCTCCTATCCTAGTAAAGGGAGAAATTATCCAACGGCCTTATCAAGATAGTCAAGGCCAACGTCGATACTATCAATATATTTCCCCAGACCAGAATCGAGGGATCACTTTTCTGGAGACTAAGGATGCAGCCAACAGACGTAGACAGGGAATGCAGGTTCCACCACCACCGCCTACTGACTATCCAGAACCATTTGATTCAGGAGAACCCTTCTAA
- a CDS encoding conjugal transfer protein TrbC, translating into MKDTLTNYFGEVKTKGRNYLLSLSLFLSGILTNTVYADDPFAKTEELAQQGITKVQGIGIVMFGLAVVVTGLIYGFGGRELKAGIKKHWVAIAIAIIAVSAGPSIIEWCFNFVKG; encoded by the coding sequence ATGAAGGACACATTGACAAATTATTTCGGTGAAGTGAAGACCAAAGGCAGGAACTACTTGCTCAGTCTATCACTCTTTCTATCAGGTATCTTGACAAATACCGTCTATGCAGATGATCCTTTCGCAAAAACAGAAGAGTTAGCACAACAAGGTATTACTAAAGTGCAAGGAATTGGTATCGTGATGTTTGGATTGGCTGTTGTAGTGACTGGTCTAATCTATGGGTTCGGTGGTCGTGAACTTAAAGCAGGGATTAAGAAGCATTGGGTAGCTATTGCTATTGCGATTATTGCTGTTTCTGCTGGACCAAGTATCATTGAGTGGTGCTTTAACTTTGTGAAGGGATAA
- a CDS encoding ATP-dependent Clp protease ATP-binding subunit, producing MEDEVKTPYLDKYTDNLSDKVSKKVADYQVYGRDKEVQAVIVSLLRRTKNNPVLVGEAGVGKTAIVEGLTLAILRGQVPSALKGLTVRSLELSSLMSEEDGGFIAKFKKIIEEMVATRGQNLLFVDEFHTIVGAGGQDGQALDAGNVIKPVLARGDIQLVGATTLDEFHDYIETDRALERRVQPVMVEEPTIPQAIAIIEQAKGVYETFHGLKISSEAVRQAVRLSVRYITDRFLPDKAFDLIDEAATIASVEGKESVTEVDIAQVLKDKTGIPVTTILKGDQERLDGLKEKLMRRVKGQEEAIDAIVDAVTIAQAGLQDENRPISSFLFLGATGVGKTELAKALAEALFDDEDAMIRFDMSEYKQKEDVAKLIGNRATKTKGQLTEGVKQKPYCVLLLDELEKAHGEVIDLFLQVLADGRLTDSTGRLVSFKNTIVIMTTNSGDKKIINKWELKGNFKNLSDREWLQFEKSMVSELQNEFRPEFLNRIENKLIFNLLERDVIEEIAEKNLSEIEARLSQQNVTFSYEPSLIQYLSDVGTDVKNGARPLEHLIKQKVLPPISAKILLLDRSKQTYNVHLWVEGEAPDGQHRKDLRHIKLDIEGEMDSLFS from the coding sequence GTGGAAGACGAAGTGAAGACACCCTATCTTGATAAGTACACTGACAATTTGTCAGACAAAGTCTCAAAGAAGGTGGCTGATTACCAGGTTTATGGACGAGATAAAGAGGTTCAGGCCGTCATCGTTTCCCTTCTCAGGCGAACGAAAAACAATCCTGTCTTAGTTGGAGAGGCTGGAGTTGGGAAGACAGCTATTGTCGAAGGCTTAACTCTTGCTATCTTGCGTGGTCAGGTTCCATCTGCCTTAAAGGGTTTAACGGTACGCTCTTTGGAACTGTCTAGCTTAATGAGTGAAGAAGATGGTGGCTTCATAGCCAAGTTCAAGAAAATCATTGAGGAGATGGTTGCTACACGAGGACAGAATCTCCTCTTTGTAGATGAATTTCATACTATTGTTGGTGCAGGTGGCCAAGACGGTCAGGCTCTTGATGCAGGAAATGTTATCAAGCCAGTCCTGGCACGTGGCGACATTCAGTTGGTCGGTGCAACTACCTTAGATGAGTTCCATGACTATATCGAAACAGATAGAGCATTGGAACGTCGGGTCCAGCCAGTTATGGTAGAGGAACCGACTATTCCGCAAGCGATAGCGATTATCGAACAGGCAAAAGGCGTTTATGAAACATTTCATGGGCTAAAAATTTCTTCAGAAGCAGTTCGACAAGCAGTCCGTTTGTCTGTTCGCTATATTACAGATCGTTTTTTACCAGATAAAGCCTTTGATTTGATCGATGAAGCAGCAACTATTGCTTCAGTTGAAGGAAAAGAGAGTGTAACAGAAGTAGATATAGCCCAAGTCTTGAAGGATAAAACTGGTATTCCTGTTACGACAATTTTAAAAGGAGACCAGGAGCGGCTAGATGGTCTCAAGGAAAAATTGATGAGACGAGTCAAGGGTCAGGAAGAAGCGATTGATGCAATTGTTGATGCTGTGACCATTGCTCAAGCAGGCTTACAAGATGAAAACAGACCAATCTCCTCGTTCCTCTTCCTTGGTGCGACTGGAGTTGGGAAGACAGAGTTAGCCAAAGCCTTGGCAGAAGCACTTTTTGATGATGAAGATGCCATGATTCGTTTTGATATGTCTGAGTATAAACAGAAAGAAGATGTGGCCAAACTAATCGGAAATCGTGCTACGAAAACAAAAGGGCAGCTGACGGAAGGAGTCAAGCAGAAACCTTATTGTGTTTTGCTACTGGATGAGCTTGAAAAAGCGCACGGTGAAGTCATAGACCTATTTCTCCAGGTGCTTGCTGATGGGCGCTTGACAGACAGTACAGGTCGTCTGGTTAGCTTCAAAAACACAATTGTCATTATGACCACAAATAGTGGTGATAAGAAAATTATCAATAAGTGGGAATTAAAAGGCAATTTCAAAAATTTATCCGATCGTGAGTGGCTTCAGTTTGAGAAATCTATGGTCAGCGAGCTTCAAAATGAATTTAGACCAGAGTTTTTGAATCGGATTGAAAATAAACTCATCTTTAATCTCCTGGAGCGTGATGTTATTGAAGAAATCGCAGAGAAAAATTTATCTGAGATTGAAGCTAGGTTGAGCCAACAAAATGTAACGTTCTCTTATGAACCAAGTTTGATTCAGTATCTGTCGGACGTGGGAACCGATGTAAAGAATGGTGCACGGCCCTTAGAGCATTTGATTAAACAAAAAGTATTGCCACCGATTTCGGCTAAGATTCTATTGTTGGATAGGAGTAAACAAACTTACAATGTTCATTTATGGGTGGAAGGGGAGGCACCAGATGGCCAACATCGCAAAGACTTGAGGCATATCAAACTAGATATTGAAGGAGAAATGGATTCTCTCTTCAGCTGA
- a CDS encoding DNA topoisomerase III codes for MVTVILAEKETQAVAYAECLGKASKKGKVHIIKQTPYFSDEVHIIAAEGHLFEYGLPKDNWDLDKLPLVDVSFKQTLKQDKISKDTFKQIYQEVTAASQVIIGTDSDREGERIAYSILSHIPEGKDKVTKRLWANSLTIRGLQKAFQNLREPMETYNYYLEAEARAQSDWLVGMNLSPLVTLELQSKGRLPKGKGNSLSVGRVQTPGVRLICENDIAIQNFQPETYWKLQLQDKETEISFTNKDKYSDSELILTTSRELSTVSTVSSVETEEKQRAAPHLFNLSDIQGLAARQWGFEPTKTESIIESLYLKKYLSYPRTDTRYIDEEEFSYLRNYLKSYQEAINCPFEPVNMEPREDYVNPKKVAKTSHYALIPTENIPNLVTLKPEERLIYEAVVRRTLLMFAADCRYLTTTVEVENQGMVFKTKGRQMIDPGWAALSQQKLKGDVELPDYRIGDQFETNVNILEGVTKPPKRITESQLISEILPKYGLGTQATRATMLKTIQDRGYIKKDKKTGQLFPTNKAYLLIHYLYDNEFASPETTGGWEMFLSQIGEGEINPREFVDAIKEKLTHQILAAKERRD; via the coding sequence ATGGTAACAGTGATTCTAGCTGAGAAAGAAACACAGGCAGTGGCTTATGCAGAGTGTTTGGGCAAGGCTAGTAAAAAAGGAAAGGTACACATTATTAAACAAACACCCTATTTTTCAGATGAGGTGCATATCATTGCAGCAGAGGGGCACTTGTTTGAATATGGGCTACCCAAGGATAACTGGGATTTGGATAAACTACCATTGGTCGATGTTTCCTTTAAGCAGACCTTAAAGCAGGACAAAATATCTAAAGATACTTTCAAACAGATCTATCAGGAAGTAACAGCAGCGAGTCAGGTGATTATCGGTACAGACTCTGATAGGGAAGGGGAGCGGATTGCCTATTCAATCTTGTCCCACATTCCAGAAGGGAAAGATAAAGTAACTAAGCGCCTATGGGCCAACTCGTTGACTATACGAGGCCTTCAGAAAGCCTTTCAAAATTTAAGAGAACCTATGGAAACCTATAACTACTATCTGGAAGCTGAAGCACGTGCACAGTCAGATTGGCTAGTAGGCATGAATTTGTCTCCTCTAGTTACTTTAGAATTACAAAGTAAGGGGCGACTTCCAAAAGGGAAGGGAAATAGTTTGTCTGTCGGCCGTGTTCAAACTCCAGGAGTACGGCTAATCTGTGAGAACGATATAGCGATTCAAAATTTCCAGCCAGAAACCTATTGGAAATTACAATTGCAAGATAAGGAAACGGAGATCAGTTTCACAAATAAGGATAAGTACTCAGATAGTGAACTTATCCTTACAACGTCACGAGAACTAAGCACAGTTTCTACCGTTTCTTCAGTTGAAACAGAAGAGAAACAGAGAGCAGCACCACATCTATTTAATCTATCCGATATTCAGGGATTAGCGGCTAGACAGTGGGGATTTGAACCAACTAAAACAGAAAGCATAATAGAAAGTCTCTATTTGAAAAAATACTTATCTTATCCTAGAACAGATACTCGATATATCGATGAGGAAGAGTTTAGCTATTTAAGAAACTACCTGAAGAGTTATCAAGAGGCGATTAATTGTCCTTTTGAACCAGTAAATATGGAACCAAGGGAAGATTATGTTAATCCTAAGAAAGTAGCCAAAACAAGTCACTATGCTCTTATTCCAACTGAGAATATCCCGAACCTAGTAACCCTGAAGCCAGAAGAAAGGCTAATCTATGAAGCTGTTGTTCGCAGAACCCTTCTGATGTTTGCTGCTGATTGTCGCTATCTAACAACGACGGTTGAAGTGGAAAACCAGGGGATGGTTTTCAAAACAAAAGGCCGTCAAATGATTGACCCAGGTTGGGCCGCTCTTAGCCAGCAAAAACTAAAAGGGGATGTAGAGCTACCAGATTATCGTATAGGAGATCAGTTTGAGACAAATGTCAATATCCTTGAGGGAGTGACAAAGCCACCAAAGAGGATTACAGAAAGCCAATTGATTAGTGAAATCCTACCCAAGTACGGCTTAGGTACACAGGCAACTAGGGCAACCATGTTGAAAACCATTCAAGATCGAGGTTATATCAAAAAGGACAAGAAGACAGGGCAATTATTCCCAACGAATAAGGCTTACCTCTTGATTCATTACCTCTATGATAATGAGTTTGCCAGTCCTGAAACAACAGGCGGATGGGAAATGTTTCTATCTCAAATTGGAGAAGGAGAGATAAACCCACGTGAATTTGTGGATGCTATCAAGGAAAAATTAACGCATCAAATTTTGGCCGCAAAAGAAAGGAGAGATTGA